In one Neobacillus sp. CF12 genomic region, the following are encoded:
- a CDS encoding HAMP domain-containing sensor histidine kinase, which yields MSRFKQIRIKYFSQQFISHISIIIVAFLVLSILFAHYVGNLVYDEKADELISYGKAIISDIERNPIATDQIINQYSNTLRSRKISFSMFDQEANLYAVGRSGPAIELKPNEWEKITNGQTIIVQSDYKRFDQDGVTFVVLPYIDNRDRFIGGILLTSPISGSSTMIRQVNQFLIYTILIALGVSFLLSWLLSKIHVNRIKRLREATSLVSAGDYHVHVPSSNFDEIGELANDFNHMVKKLNHSMEEITALENRRRQFMADVSHEMRTPLTTISGVIEGLKNDMIPEEDKERGIHLVSQEAKRLIRLVNENLDYEKIRSNQIELFREDIQLLELLEIIQEQLTAQAEEKNVQIIVEADEEVMVNADYDRLVQILINITKNSIQFTSDGTIWLRGRKDHNGTVIEVEDTGIGIDPNEVEKIWRRFYKAEISRTSNPYGAFGLGLSIVKQLVLLHNGEIDVESEKGKGTKFTITFKP from the coding sequence ATGAGTCGATTCAAACAGATAAGAATTAAATATTTTTCACAACAGTTTATTAGCCATATCAGTATTATCATTGTCGCTTTTCTAGTATTAAGTATTTTGTTTGCTCATTATGTTGGAAATTTGGTATATGACGAAAAAGCTGATGAATTGATCTCATATGGAAAAGCCATTATTTCTGATATTGAAAGAAATCCAATCGCTACGGACCAAATCATCAATCAATATAGTAATACTTTACGGTCTAGAAAGATAAGTTTTAGTATGTTTGATCAAGAGGCCAATCTGTATGCTGTCGGTAGAAGTGGACCTGCCATTGAGTTAAAACCTAATGAGTGGGAAAAAATCACAAATGGTCAAACCATTATTGTCCAAAGTGATTATAAGCGATTTGATCAAGATGGCGTTACTTTTGTTGTTTTACCCTATATTGATAATCGTGACAGGTTTATTGGCGGAATCTTGTTAACCTCACCAATCAGTGGGTCAAGTACGATGATTCGCCAAGTGAATCAGTTTTTAATCTATACAATCTTAATTGCTCTAGGTGTATCTTTTTTACTGAGCTGGCTTCTATCAAAAATCCATGTTAACCGGATTAAGCGTCTCCGTGAAGCGACATCGCTTGTGTCAGCTGGAGATTACCATGTACATGTACCGTCCTCCAATTTCGATGAAATCGGAGAGTTAGCGAATGATTTTAACCATATGGTAAAAAAATTAAACCATTCGATGGAGGAAATTACAGCACTTGAGAATCGAAGACGTCAATTCATGGCAGATGTTTCGCATGAAATGAGAACACCGCTAACCACCATTAGCGGGGTTATTGAAGGATTAAAAAATGACATGATTCCTGAAGAGGATAAGGAACGAGGAATACATTTAGTTAGTCAAGAAGCAAAACGACTGATACGCCTCGTTAATGAAAACCTTGATTACGAAAAAATCAGGTCCAATCAAATAGAGTTATTTAGAGAAGATATTCAACTATTAGAATTATTAGAAATCATTCAAGAACAATTAACTGCACAAGCTGAAGAGAAGAATGTTCAAATCATTGTTGAGGCTGATGAAGAAGTGATGGTCAATGCTGACTATGATCGTCTAGTCCAAATTTTGATTAATATTACTAAGAATAGTATTCAATTTACTTCTGATGGGACGATTTGGCTAAGAGGTAGAAAGGACCATAATGGTACGGTAATTGAAGTTGAAGATACAGGGATTGGGATTGACCCAAATGAAGTTGAAAAAATTTGGCGGCGTTTTTACAAAGCTGAAATTTCAAGGACGAGCAATCCATACGGTGCTTTCGGTCTAGGTCTATCGATTGTAAAACAGCTGGTTCTACTTCATAATGGTGAGATTGATGTGGAAAGCGAAAAAGGAAAAGGGACGAAATTTACGATTACCTTCAAACCTTAA
- a CDS encoding S1C family serine protease, which translates to MNYKDEFERENENNIQNTSDEGSDVNDSEPEENETAIQREGEVEGVTVYTASESTPETNEFEETKEETLQLTNRVELKNSSKKKKKKLKGFASMVAAGMVGSVLTLTVLPFTDYMENFVNTESQSQGITLQNTNPETNTVTAQPTSAKSSSSIADTVEQLSKTIVGIVNYQQRQSRSFYGDSTSQDVESGTGSGVIFQKNNDIAYIVTNNHVVEGATKLEVSLYNGEKVNAEVVGTDALTDLAVLKIDSKNVEATAQFGNSSTLRPGDEVYAIGNPLGLEFSRTVTQGIVSAVNRSIDVTTSAGTWETTVIQTDAAINPGNSGGALINPEGLVIGINSLKIADSGVEGLGFAIPSNDLIPIVNQLIENGKVERPYLGVGLADLTEVPQMYWENLPDSVKEGVMITAVEPNSAAANGGLEAQDVIVSMNGTNIANSSELRKYLYSDVKNGDEIKFEVYRDGKLTSVNVKLAK; encoded by the coding sequence ATGAATTACAAAGACGAATTCGAAAGAGAAAATGAGAATAACATCCAAAATACATCAGATGAAGGTTCAGATGTTAATGATAGCGAGCCAGAAGAAAATGAAACTGCAATCCAACGTGAGGGAGAAGTGGAAGGGGTAACAGTATATACAGCAAGCGAATCAACACCAGAAACGAATGAGTTTGAGGAAACAAAAGAAGAAACCCTACAACTTACTAATCGTGTAGAGCTAAAAAATAGTTCGAAGAAAAAGAAGAAAAAGTTAAAAGGTTTTGCCTCTATGGTTGCGGCTGGGATGGTGGGTTCTGTCTTAACGCTCACGGTGCTTCCCTTTACTGACTATATGGAGAACTTTGTTAATACAGAAAGTCAGTCACAGGGTATCACCTTGCAGAACACGAATCCTGAGACAAATACGGTAACAGCACAGCCAACATCAGCAAAATCTTCCTCATCAATTGCTGATACAGTTGAGCAATTATCAAAAACAATTGTCGGGATTGTCAATTACCAGCAGCGTCAAAGCAGAAGTTTTTATGGAGATAGTACATCACAGGATGTTGAAAGCGGGACAGGGTCAGGTGTAATATTTCAAAAAAATAATGATATTGCCTATATTGTAACCAATAACCACGTCGTCGAGGGTGCCACAAAACTTGAGGTATCGTTATATAACGGTGAAAAGGTAAATGCAGAAGTTGTTGGAACCGATGCTTTAACCGATTTGGCTGTTTTAAAAATTGATAGTAAAAATGTTGAAGCCACTGCCCAGTTTGGTAATTCATCCACACTTCGTCCTGGTGATGAGGTTTATGCAATTGGGAACCCACTTGGATTAGAATTCTCAAGAACCGTAACCCAAGGTATCGTTAGTGCGGTTAACAGGAGTATTGATGTTACTACATCAGCTGGAACATGGGAGACCACGGTCATTCAAACAGACGCAGCCATCAATCCGGGAAATAGCGGCGGTGCGTTAATTAATCCTGAAGGTTTAGTCATTGGAATCAATAGCTTGAAAATTGCTGATAGTGGTGTCGAGGGATTAGGATTTGCGATTCCAAGTAACGATTTAATTCCGATTGTGAATCAATTGATAGAAAACGGAAAAGTAGAGAGACCTTATCTTGGAGTGGGACTTGCTGATTTAACGGAAGTGCCGCAAATGTATTGGGAAAACCTTCCTGACAGTGTCAAAGAAGGGGTTATGATTACAGCGGTTGAACCAAACTCTGCTGCAGCTAACGGAGGCTTAGAGGCACAGGATGTGATTGTTTCCATGAATGGTACAAATATAGCTAATTCATCTGAGCTAAGGAAATACTTGTACTCCGATGTGAAAAATGGCGATGAAATAAAATTTGAAGTCTATCGTGACGGTAAGCTTACTAGTGTAAACGTTAAGCTAGCGAAATAA
- a CDS encoding peptidylprolyl isomerase: MTFIKQNKKIVFIIAVVMIAIGIFLSSAISKDKAIAKINGDAISKDELYDVMVEQYGAATVEQLIADKIVASEAKKEKITITNEELNEEVDKLKESYGGEEVFDQMLVSNNTTLDVLKEDLKNYLTLRKLIEPQIEITDEELKTYFDENKDSLGQEEQVKASHILVEDEATAKEIKQKLADGADFAELAKEYSTDEGSKESGGELGFFPRGTMVTEFEDVAFALPVNQISEPVKSDYGYHIIKVEEKKEAKEANYDDSKAAIKETLIDQKIETEYSVWLEEKKKDYDIENSLESLVG, from the coding sequence ATGACTTTTATTAAGCAAAATAAAAAAATAGTTTTTATTATAGCGGTAGTAATGATCGCAATCGGTATTTTCCTAAGTTCAGCAATATCAAAGGATAAAGCTATTGCAAAAATTAATGGTGATGCCATCAGTAAAGATGAACTGTATGATGTGATGGTTGAACAATATGGAGCCGCTACGGTTGAACAATTAATCGCCGATAAGATTGTCGCTTCTGAAGCAAAAAAAGAAAAAATTACGATTACAAATGAAGAATTGAATGAAGAAGTGGATAAATTAAAGGAATCCTATGGTGGTGAAGAAGTATTTGACCAAATGCTGGTATCGAATAATACAACACTTGATGTCCTTAAAGAAGATTTGAAAAATTATTTAACCTTACGTAAACTAATTGAACCGCAAATAGAGATTACGGATGAAGAATTAAAAACATATTTTGATGAAAATAAAGATTCCCTTGGTCAAGAAGAACAAGTAAAAGCCAGCCATATTCTTGTCGAAGATGAAGCTACTGCAAAAGAAATTAAACAAAAGCTTGCTGATGGAGCAGACTTCGCAGAATTGGCGAAGGAATATTCAACCGATGAAGGTTCAAAGGAAAGTGGTGGAGAACTTGGCTTTTTCCCAAGAGGAACGATGGTAACTGAATTTGAGGATGTTGCCTTTGCATTACCTGTTAATCAAATTAGTGAACCAGTAAAATCTGATTATGGGTACCATATTATTAAGGTTGAAGAGAAAAAGGAAGCAAAAGAAGCAAATTATGATGACAGCAAAGCTGCCATTAAGGAAACATTAATTGATCAAAAAATAGAAACTGAATACTCGGTTTGGCTTGAAGAAAAGAAAAAGGACTATGATATTGAAAATTCCCTTGAAAGTTTAGTTGGATAA
- a CDS encoding RAxF-45 family protein gives MVRSIFVRVQWLEALYLCRAIFHEVVFKGGSLSFFQNYKMNIER, from the coding sequence ATGGTTCGTTCTATTTTTGTACGTGTACAGTGGCTAGAAGCGCTATATTTGTGCCGTGCAATTTTTCATGAGGTAGTTTTCAAAGGGGGTAGTCTGTCCTTTTTTCAAAATTACAAAATGAATATAGAACGATAA